A portion of the Babylonia areolata isolate BAREFJ2019XMU chromosome 16, ASM4173473v1, whole genome shotgun sequence genome contains these proteins:
- the LOC143291134 gene encoding zinc finger protein 706-like gives MARGQQKIQSQQKSQKKAEANKKGHNLHEQKKAAAKALVHSCPVCKAQMPDPKTFKQHFENKHPKEPLPDCLKDV, from the exons ATGGCCCGTGGACAGCAGAAGATCCAGTCCCAACAGAAGTCACAGAAGAAAGCGGAGGCCAACAAAAAGGGACACAATCTTCATGAGCAGAAGAAGGCTGCGGCCAAGGCCTTAGTACACAGCTGCCCTGTCTGTAAG gcccAGATGCCAGACCCCAAGACTTTCAAGCAACACTTCGAGAACAAACACCCCAAGGAACCTCTGCCAGACTGCTTGAAGGATGTTTGA